The following are encoded in a window of Mycobacteroides chelonae CCUG 47445 genomic DNA:
- a CDS encoding short-chain dehydrogenase/reductase, which translates to MKRLIGRSRPSLVGQVVAITGAGHGIGAEVAQELVAGGARVALIDRDTDAVRRLAVRLGDQAAAFEGDVTSDASICDAMICAAAHFGRLDAVVANAGIAGHAAPVAGTQPEQFEQVIQVNLLGVYRTVHGALPHLAPRDGYILIVSSIASVIPGPTISAYVASKAGVEAFARALRIELYHKRIDVGLAYFGLVDTDLAQKLTSTGLGAVMATFPKILAKPIPVSRAAAAIVRGIQGRARRVYAPWWVPALLDLRPLVILADRAIQRHPALTAMISAQTAPTGTATAPLNEKKSDDATPQQCS; encoded by the coding sequence GTGAAGAGGCTCATAGGGCGATCCCGACCATCTCTCGTCGGTCAAGTGGTCGCGATCACCGGGGCGGGGCACGGCATCGGCGCGGAAGTAGCGCAGGAGCTCGTCGCGGGTGGCGCTCGCGTGGCGCTCATCGACCGCGACACCGACGCTGTGCGCCGCCTGGCCGTCCGGCTTGGAGATCAGGCGGCCGCCTTTGAAGGCGATGTCACATCCGATGCGTCGATTTGTGACGCGATGATATGTGCCGCGGCGCATTTTGGTCGACTTGACGCGGTGGTGGCTAATGCGGGTATCGCCGGACACGCCGCGCCGGTCGCAGGGACACAACCCGAACAGTTTGAGCAAGTCATCCAAGTGAACTTGCTGGGCGTGTATCGCACCGTCCATGGCGCATTGCCGCATCTCGCCCCGCGCGACGGCTACATATTGATCGTATCCTCGATCGCGTCCGTGATCCCCGGGCCAACCATCAGCGCCTACGTTGCCTCCAAAGCTGGGGTGGAAGCCTTCGCCCGTGCACTGCGCATCGAGCTGTATCACAAGCGAATTGATGTGGGCCTCGCCTACTTCGGACTCGTGGACACCGATCTGGCACAGAAGTTGACCTCGACCGGACTCGGTGCGGTGATGGCAACCTTCCCAAAGATTCTTGCCAAGCCAATACCGGTATCGCGGGCGGCCGCGGCAATCGTGCGCGGCATTCAAGGACGTGCCCGGCGCGTGTACGCACCGTGGTGGGTGCCGGCGTTGTTGGATCTGCGTCCGTTGGTGATTCTTGCCGACCGAGCCATTCAGCGCCATCCCGCGCTCACCGCGATGATCAGCGCTCAGACCGCGCCTACCGGCACGGCAACTGCCCCTCTCAATGAAAAGAAATCGGATGACGCAACGCCACAACAATGTTCGTAG
- a CDS encoding rubredoxin, translated as MDSYKLYQCVQCGFEYDEALGWPEDGIAPGTRWEDIPEDWCCPDCGVAKTDFVMIELERS; from the coding sequence ATGGATTCCTACAAGCTGTACCAATGCGTGCAGTGCGGCTTCGAGTACGACGAGGCGCTGGGGTGGCCCGAAGACGGGATCGCACCAGGCACGCGATGGGAGGACATACCTGAGGACTGGTGCTGCCCCGACTGTGGAGTGGCCAAGACTGATTTCGTCATGATCGAACTCGAACGCAGCTGA
- a CDS encoding alpha/beta hydrolase fold domain-containing protein — translation MLRPLVRLAARWTFSPSAEWPAIRHRVDWTTAHSPIPSGVAVSPRVLGGVAADLHTPRGARSDAIILYLHGGGYATGSRTSHRALVARLAHACNVSAYVLAYRLAPEHPCPAAFEDVVSAYRALLDDGWAGSQILVVGDSAGAALTLMLAIGARDELNLPLPAAVGLICPPIEHDVAALATRTNAATDPILTVGLIRRFFDAYTHESADTSSLQLLQRSLHGLPPMVVEASGRDLLLDDARDLARRAQKANVRVHYTEHPGQGHVFHVMAGLTWAANRAVDNIACQLTTELDRHEYLTSPTGIPE, via the coding sequence GTGCTTAGGCCGCTCGTACGTCTGGCGGCACGCTGGACATTCAGCCCGTCAGCAGAGTGGCCCGCGATCCGGCACCGCGTCGACTGGACTACCGCCCATTCACCCATCCCGTCCGGTGTGGCCGTATCTCCCCGCGTGCTCGGCGGAGTCGCCGCCGACCTCCACACACCGCGTGGCGCACGCAGTGACGCAATCATCCTTTACCTCCATGGCGGCGGGTATGCAACGGGGTCGCGCACCAGCCATCGTGCACTGGTGGCACGACTTGCCCACGCGTGCAACGTCTCTGCCTATGTTCTGGCCTATCGGCTGGCCCCGGAACATCCATGCCCTGCAGCATTCGAGGATGTGGTTTCGGCGTACCGCGCACTGTTGGACGACGGGTGGGCCGGCAGTCAGATTCTGGTAGTAGGTGATTCAGCCGGTGCCGCTCTGACGCTGATGTTGGCGATCGGGGCACGGGACGAGTTGAACCTACCGTTGCCGGCGGCCGTGGGATTGATCTGCCCGCCAATAGAACACGATGTAGCGGCGCTGGCGACCAGAACGAATGCTGCCACCGATCCAATTCTCACTGTGGGGCTCATACGCCGATTCTTCGATGCATACACGCACGAAAGTGCCGATACGAGCTCACTGCAACTCCTGCAGCGGAGCCTTCATGGTCTACCGCCGATGGTGGTCGAGGCCTCCGGCCGCGACCTGCTGCTCGACGACGCCCGCGACCTGGCGCGCCGGGCACAAAAGGCCAATGTGCGTGTGCATTACACCGAACACCCCGGTCAGGGGCACGTGTTTCACGTCATGGCCGGGTTGACCTGGGCCGCCAATCGGGCAGTGGACAACATCGCCTGTCAACTCACCACGGAACTCGATCGGCATGAGTATTTGACCTCTCCCACCGGGATTCCCGAGTAG
- a CDS encoding SDR family NAD(P)-dependent oxidoreductase: MSSGTKVAGRTVVISGAGSGIGRALARRFSRLGCPLALTDWNADGLQDTLAQLSTPNLSRVLDVRDRDAQLAWAKEVTDWAPKPLAAVINNAGVVVSQNAADSNYEDDKWLIDINFWGVVHGTVAFLPHLIAQRSGTVVNLSSLLGLIAFPTQSAYCASKFAVRGYTESLRHELHGTGVHALTVHPGGINTPITRAGRVHVDALGNTDPELFHRNFTAMARTSPEKAAEVIHKGIERGRARVLVGPDAHLLNMIGTALPVHYFSLVRPAMPIGRRVLNALSGG; this comes from the coding sequence ATGAGCTCGGGCACGAAGGTCGCCGGACGCACCGTTGTCATCAGCGGAGCCGGGTCGGGGATAGGCCGCGCACTGGCGCGGCGCTTTTCACGTCTTGGCTGCCCGCTGGCATTGACGGACTGGAATGCCGACGGATTACAGGACACACTGGCTCAGCTATCGACACCGAACCTGTCACGGGTGCTCGATGTGCGCGACCGTGATGCCCAACTTGCCTGGGCTAAGGAAGTAACCGACTGGGCGCCAAAGCCTTTGGCGGCGGTGATCAACAACGCCGGAGTCGTGGTGTCGCAGAACGCCGCTGATTCTAATTACGAGGACGACAAGTGGTTGATAGACATCAACTTCTGGGGTGTCGTCCACGGAACCGTGGCGTTCCTTCCCCATTTGATCGCCCAGCGATCGGGAACCGTAGTCAATCTTTCCAGCTTGCTCGGTCTCATTGCATTCCCCACCCAGTCCGCCTACTGCGCATCGAAATTCGCGGTCCGCGGATACACCGAGTCGTTGCGTCACGAACTGCACGGCACGGGCGTTCATGCGCTCACCGTGCACCCCGGCGGCATCAACACGCCGATCACCCGCGCCGGGCGGGTTCATGTCGACGCACTCGGTAACACGGATCCGGAGTTGTTTCACCGCAACTTCACGGCCATGGCACGCACTTCTCCGGAGAAGGCCGCCGAGGTCATCCACAAGGGCATCGAACGGGGTCGTGCACGCGTACTGGTCGGACCCGATGCGCACCTGCTGAACATGATCGGAACCGCGCTGCCCGTGCACTATTTCAGTCTGGTGCGGCCAGCAATGCCGATCGGGCGCCGCGTGCTCAACGCGTTGTCCGGCGGATGA
- a CDS encoding cytochrome P450: MSMTIDNESRVEGQTPRSLPPTLPVYRLPALLWAMQRNIVPELHGLFEKLGPTIRAVGPGLEIVFVSRAAEAERVFIAKQDIYPKGEEYEVPALGLRTGLVTSTGDRWQRDRRMINPMFAKRRLDPFAATMTQCALDMVYRWESISDGGPAVISNEMMRVTLEIAAQTLFGAQLTDDEIARTGEAIAVVLEDMLTIGASSFTWLLHAIPGIGLGRAARAHWKSRRIASRVALMDDLMQRQINARAKNPDAPTDDFLAMLLDAQDGDQKLTHPEVMAQALTFLGAGHETTGSGLSWFWHLLAENPAARQRMLDEIDTVLEGRPPTADDVERLPWTKACFSEALRIHPPVYLSMRRAQQDDVLGGYRVRKGSIVVVLTHEVHRDAAIWPEPTRFDPSRFMPGIGKDRPRGAYVPFGGGRRICIGSQFALMEGTLIAAVVGQRYILDSQPGWTVQEEGVTTLRPKGGLPMILRRRTDAPPIVSAQS, encoded by the coding sequence ATGAGCATGACCATCGACAACGAATCACGCGTTGAGGGCCAGACACCGCGGTCCCTGCCTCCGACCCTCCCGGTGTACCGACTTCCCGCATTGCTGTGGGCGATGCAGCGCAACATCGTGCCGGAGCTGCATGGGCTGTTCGAGAAACTGGGCCCGACAATCAGAGCTGTGGGCCCTGGGCTCGAAATAGTCTTCGTCAGCCGCGCGGCCGAAGCAGAGCGCGTCTTCATCGCCAAACAGGACATCTATCCCAAGGGGGAGGAGTACGAGGTTCCGGCGCTGGGTCTGCGGACGGGGCTGGTGACCAGTACCGGTGACCGATGGCAGCGCGACCGGCGAATGATCAATCCGATGTTCGCTAAACGGCGTCTCGATCCGTTCGCCGCCACCATGACCCAGTGCGCACTCGACATGGTCTACCGGTGGGAGTCGATATCGGACGGTGGCCCTGCGGTTATCTCGAATGAGATGATGCGGGTCACACTGGAGATCGCGGCGCAGACCTTGTTCGGCGCGCAGCTGACCGACGACGAAATCGCCCGGACCGGTGAGGCCATCGCCGTAGTCCTCGAGGACATGCTCACAATCGGTGCCTCGTCATTTACTTGGCTCTTGCACGCGATCCCGGGGATCGGTTTGGGTCGTGCGGCACGGGCGCACTGGAAATCGCGCAGGATAGCCAGCCGGGTGGCACTCATGGACGACCTGATGCAGCGCCAGATCAATGCCCGAGCCAAGAACCCTGACGCACCGACCGATGACTTTCTGGCGATGTTGCTCGATGCTCAGGACGGCGACCAGAAATTGACTCATCCCGAAGTCATGGCCCAGGCACTGACGTTCCTCGGTGCCGGGCACGAGACCACCGGCTCAGGACTGAGCTGGTTCTGGCATCTGTTGGCGGAGAATCCCGCTGCCCGGCAGCGGATGTTGGACGAGATCGACACGGTGCTGGAGGGGCGGCCACCCACCGCGGACGACGTCGAGCGACTGCCGTGGACCAAGGCCTGTTTCAGTGAGGCATTGCGCATCCACCCACCGGTGTACCTGTCGATGCGCCGCGCCCAGCAGGACGACGTCCTCGGCGGCTACCGTGTGCGGAAGGGTTCGATCGTGGTGGTTCTAACCCATGAGGTCCACCGGGACGCCGCCATCTGGCCGGAGCCGACTCGGTTCGATCCCAGCCGCTTCATGCCGGGCATCGGCAAGGACAGACCACGGGGCGCCTACGTCCCGTTCGGTGGGGGCCGGCGGATTTGTATCGGCTCGCAGTTCGCGCTCATGGAGGGCACGCTGATTGCCGCCGTGGTCGGCCAGCGCTACATTCTCGATTCCCAGCCGGGCTGGACGGTGCAGGAGGAGGGCGTGACGACGCTGCGGCCCAAAGGCGGTCTACCAATGATCCTGCGCCGCCGCACGGATGCGCCGCCGATCGTCTCGGCGCAGTCATGA